In the Chlorobium limicola DSM 245 genome, one interval contains:
- a CDS encoding LOG family protein, translating into MIKNITVYCSSSNHAPQAYFDCAALLGKSLAERGIGLVFGGGDVGLMGCVADSVMHHGGRVRGIIPRFLQEKEVAHYGISELHVVTTMHERKMKLTEWGDAFVVLPGGFGTLDELMEIITWKHLGHHQKPIILLNCNGFWDPLLAFFNRIAEECMVGKEYTNYYTVCSTTEEALEFLEKQEPIP; encoded by the coding sequence ATGATCAAAAATATTACCGTTTACTGCAGCTCCAGTAACCATGCGCCACAAGCCTACTTCGACTGTGCGGCCCTGCTTGGAAAAAGCCTTGCCGAGCGAGGTATCGGTCTGGTGTTCGGAGGAGGAGATGTCGGGCTTATGGGATGCGTGGCCGATTCCGTCATGCATCATGGCGGCAGGGTACGGGGTATCATACCTCGTTTTCTTCAGGAAAAAGAGGTCGCGCATTACGGCATCAGCGAACTTCATGTCGTTACAACCATGCACGAACGAAAAATGAAACTCACCGAGTGGGGAGATGCCTTCGTCGTTCTGCCTGGAGGATTCGGAACCCTCGACGAGCTGATGGAAATCATCACCTGGAAACATCTCGGCCACCACCAGAAACCCATTATTCTGCTTAACTGCAACGGTTTCTGGGACCCGCTGCTCGCATTTTTCAACCGTATCGCAGAAGAATGCATGGTCGGAAAAGAGTACACAAACTACTATACGGTGTGCAGCACTACCGAAGAGGCGCTCGAATTTCTCGAAAAACAAGAGCCAATACCATGA